In the Nothobranchius furzeri strain GRZ-AD chromosome 15, NfurGRZ-RIMD1, whole genome shotgun sequence genome, one interval contains:
- the LOC107391509 gene encoding polymeric immunoglobulin receptor translates to MDVRRASFCFLLLCLQVRSSSRAEEQHFYDYPGETVTITCVFSSPGTWRMFCRENCEGENVLIKTSEKEKKRKRYKTEYKSSKSNFRLDVSISDLTLSDSGLYTCGLGGSSSVSYHQFRLVVVDALLDGTKDRRLFKETGSSLTVACSFSDPGRKKLFCRGECDGDRILVQTDGVKGQMGRYRIESEKRSSEAVLYVSIKQLTWSDSGLYRCHLDIPNWPDPYVEFTLSVTDALVDGTKVQHIVKPAGSSLTVACSVSDPGRTKLFCRGGCDGDRILVQTDGVKGQMGRYRIESEKRSSETVLYVSIKQLTRSDSGLYRCQQGRVSRRSHGDFTVVVFEEVQPSSHQTSSPTTTLSFSFGAGSSQPPVSTDQPVLLQGTRTSGDVLLFVVLTLSFITIILFSAALLVFCKYRSAQRDPPVQTAAAAAAEPDGVYEDIREDEELRRPLPVDICTVYSCVSVSKPTVAGTNDSVIAAASSQKAADLLSDLSYANVTFSNQSLDLPTRSSDGSAAVHSPVQNASRDADEPLYSRPD, encoded by the exons ATGGACGTCCGTCGTGCTTCGTTCTGCTTTCTCCTCCTCT gtctgcagGTCAGAAGCAGCTCTAGAGCCGAGGAGCAACATTTTTATGACTATCCAGGAGAAACGGTGACCATTACTTGCGTCTTCTCGTCACCTGGAACATGGAGGATGTTCTGCAGGGAGAACTGTGAAGGGGAGAACGTTCTCATCAAAACTTCTGAGAAGGAAAAAAAACGTAAACGATACAAAACGGAGTACAAATCTTCTAAGTCCAACTTTCGCCTGGATGTGAGCATCTCAGACCTGACCCTGTCAGACTCTGGACTCTACACGTGTGGGTTGGGTGGTTCCTCTTCAGTTTCATACCACCAGTTCAGACTCGTGGTTGTAGACG CTCTGCTGGATGGAACCAAAGATCGTCGCCTCTTTAAAGAAACCGGCAGCTCGCTCACCGTGGCCTGTTCCTTCAGCGACCCGGGAAGAAAAAAGCTCTTCTGCAGAGGAGAATGTGATGGAGACCGGATCCTGGTCCAGACGGACGGTGTCAAAGGTCAGATGGGAAGATACAGAATCGAATCTGAGAAAAGATCCTCAGAAGCGGTTCTGTATGTGAGCATCAAGCAGCTGACCTGGTCCGACTCCGGGCTCTACAGATGTCACCTGGACATCCCCAACTGGCCAGACCCATACGTAGAATTCACCCTTTCTGTCACAGACG CTCTGGTGGACGGAACCAAAGTTCAGCACATAGTTAAACCCGCCGGCAGCTCGCTCACCGTGGCCTGTTCCGTCAGCGACCCGGGAAGAACAAAGCTCTTCTGCAGAGGAGGATGCGATGGAGACCGGATCCTGGTCCAGACGGACGGTGTCAAAGGTCAAATGGGAAGATACAGAATAGAATCTGAGAAAAGATCCTCAGAAACGGTTTTGTACGTGAGCATCAAGCAGCTGACCCGGTCCGACTCCGGGCTCTACAGATGTCAACAGGGAAGAGTTTCCAGAAGATCCCACGGAGACTTTACCGTCGTCGTGTTCGAGG AAGTCCAACCATCGAGCCATCAGACCTCGTCACCAACGACCACGCTGAGTTTCAGCTTCGGTGCAGGAAGTTCTCAACCTCCAGTTTCTACTGATCAGCCGGTTCTGCTGCAGGGAACGAGAACATCTGGAG ACGTGCTGCTGTTTGTTGTTCTGACTCTgagcttcatcaccatcatcttgttTTCTGCGGCTCTGCTGGTTTTCTGCAAATACAGATCAGCTCAGAgag ATCCTCCCGTGCaaaccgctgctgctgctgctgctgag CCCGATGGTGTCTATGAAGATATCAGAGAAGACGAGGAGCTGAGAAGACCTCTTCCTGTGGACATCTGCACAGTCTATAGCTGCGTCTCAGTCTCCAAACCAACAGTTGCTGGAACCAACGACAGCGTCATCGCTGCTGCCTCCTCTCAGAAG GCTGCAGATCTTCTCAGTGACCTCTCCTATGCAAATGTGACATTCTCCAACCAAAGCTTGGACCTTCCCACCAGGAGCTCTGATGGCAGCGCTGCGGTTCACTCTCCGGTCCAGAACGCGAGCCGTGATGCGGACGAGCCGCTGTACTCAAGGCCGgactaa